Within Elizabethkingia sp. JS20170427COW, the genomic segment TTTGTAAATGCAGGCATTCGTCTTCAGCACTGGGACTTTAATAAGCAAACTTTGGTAAGCCCAAGGGTACAAATTGCCATAAAACCAGATTGGCAAGAGGACATGTTATTTAAACTATCTGCCGGAGTCTATTACCAAGCTCCTTTTTATAAGGAAATACGAGATCTGGATGGAAACTTCAACTCTTCGATTAAAGCTCAACGGTCATATCAAGTAATTTTAGCAAATGATTATGAGTTTAAAATGTTGGACAGACCTTTCAAACTCACCACAGAGTTATATTATAAATATCTTACCAATCTTATTCCGTATTATGTGGATAACGTGCGTACCGTTTATACAGGGCAAAATAATGCAAAAGGATATTCCTATGGTATAGATGCTCGGCTTTTTGGAGAATTTGTACCAGGGGTAGATTCTTGGATTTCTGCAAGCTACGCCCGATCATATGAAAATATAGATAATAAAGGATACATCCCTCGACCTACCGACCAGCGCTTTAGGTTTTCAATATTCTACCAAGATTATATGCCGAAATTCCCAAGCATGCGGGTGAATATTACTGGAGTTTTTGCCATGGGATTACCTAATGGGGCTCCTATCTTCCAAGATCCTTATCTATACACCAAGACTCTGCCTTCTTATAAAAGAGTGGATTTAGGGTTAACAAAAGTATTTATCGACCAGAAAGATAATAAACCTAAAGGTAAAACTTTTTGGACCAACTTTAGAGAACTAACACTCGGAGTACAAGTATTTAACGCTTTTAATATCCATAATACAGTTGCAAATCAATGGATTTCGGATGTAAATACCGGATATTATTACCCAGTACCTGTATATTTAACAGGTAGGTTTTTTAACGTTAAATTAGAGTTTAAGTTATAATACAATGGATATGAATAAAAAATAAAGAATGGAATGTACTTTATTTTTTACTTTTACAACTTAATTTAAAAATGAATAATGGCATCAGGAATTTTTGCAATTTTAGATGATATAGGGGCTTTGCTCGATGATGTAGCAACGGCAAGTAAAGTGGCAACAGGAAAAACTGCCGGGATATTAGGAGATGATTTAGCGGTAAATGCGGAGAAGGCTACAGGATTTGTCTCCTCCAGGGAGTTACCAGTATTGTGGGCAATTACAAAAGGATCGTTCATCAATAAATTAATTATTGTTCCAATAGCTTTATTGTTGAATGCCTTCTTCCCAGCAGTTATTAATTATGTACTCATGCTGGGTGGGGCTTACCTTGCTTACGAAGGAGTTGAAAAAATTGTAGAATATTTTTTTCATAAAAACCATCATCATGAAGATGCTCCTAAAGAAGAAGTCTCAGAATCTGCAAAAATAAAATCTGCTATCGCTACAGACTTCATTTTGTCCATAGAGATTGTTATTATAGCTTTAGGTTCGGTGTTAGGAGCAGACCTTATCACTCAGATTTTAGCAGTATGTGTTGTTTCTATCCTAGCAACTGTTGGGGTGTATGGTATTGTAGCACTTATTGTAAGGATGGATGATGCTGGGTTTAGTTTAATGAAGAAATCTCCTAACAAAGGTTCCCTATACCGCATAGGAAATATTTTGGTACACTCTTTACCAGTGGTAATTAAGATTTTAGGAGTGGTAGGGACTATAGCTCTGCTATTAGTAGCAGGAGGTATTTTTGTTCATAGCATGGAGTTTCTTCACCATCTGTTACCACAACTTCCAGGGATGATAAAAGATTTTGGAGTAGGATTAGTAGTAGGATCAATAGTCTTAATAATCGTTACGATAGTAAATAAAATAAAAAAAGCATTTGCTTAATGCTAGAAAAGAGGATTAGAGAAAAATCCTCTTTTTTATTTGAAAAGCTTTTATGATGCAAGAAGAGTTTACCAAAGAAGTAGCTCTTTAATTTCTGTCGCTACTTTTTCGGCATTAGGTAGAATTTCATTTTCTAATTGGATGTTAATCGGAATTCCCGGAGTATTTTTAGCTCCTACCGTAAATACAGGAGCATCTAAATACTGAAAACAGTTTTTAGAAATTCTTGCACTAAGGGCTTCCGCAAAAGAATTTTGGAGCTGTTCTTCTGTTAATACCAAACATTTCCCGTGTTTTTTTACCACTTCGTAAATATAAGCTTCATCTAGAGGAATAATGGTTCGGATGTCGATAATTTCAATCTGCCCAGGAAATTGCTTAGCAGCTTGCTTAGCCCAATATATCCCCATGCCATAGGTGACAATTACCACACTTCTCCCTTGGTGGAGGTTGAAGGTGGAGGCTTCCAACACGCTATAGGCTTTTCCTAAAGGAAGGATATAATCTTCTGAAGGTTCTAGGGTTTTAGCTTCTTCAGTCCCAGGGACTTTAGACCAGTAGAGCCCTTTGTGTTCTAAAAATATCACAGGATTGGGATCGTAGTAGGCAGCTTTAAAAAGCCCTTTGAAGTCTGCAGCATTGCTAGGATAGGCAATTTTAATTCCTTTGATATTAGCAAGTATACTCTCGATACTTCCACTGTGATAAGGGCCGCCACCACCATAAGCACCTATAGGTACGCGGATGATATTGCTAATAGGAAATTTACCATTGCTGAGGTAGCAGGATTTCGAAATTTCAGAAATCAATTGGTTGAGGGAAGGGTAAATATAGTCTGCAAATTGTATTTCAACGATAGGTTTTAGACCTACAGCACTCATGCCTATGGTAGATCCTACAATATAGGCTTCTTGGATGGCAGTGTTGAAAACCCTTTTCTCCCCAAATTTATTTTGTAGATGTACAGCCTCCCTAAAAACGCCACCAATTAAACCTCCTACATCTTGGCCATATAATAGGGTTTCAGGATGTTTTTTCATCAATTCTTCAATAGCGTGGATTCCCGCGTCCACCATTACTATTTTTTGTCCACCTTCTGGAGATTTATTTCCAGATTCTTCGATAATAGGTGTGGGAGCAAAAAGGTGAGAGGTAGCTTGTGTCTCTTCAGGATCTGCTGAAGAATAAGCTTTTTCAAAATCCTGTCTTACCTTTTGTCTTTGTTCTTGTTCAATAGTATCTAGTGTATTTTGGGAAATCCCTTTAGAAATTAATAGATGGTATAATTTTTTACCGGGATCTTCGGCTTCATGGGCTTTTAAATCTTCCAAAGGGCGATACATTTCTTTTCTTACTCCAGAGGTATGATGCCCTATTAATACTGTTTTTGCACATACTAGTATTGGTTTTCTTTCATTTCTAACATAACGGATTGCTTCGTCCATGGTTTGGTAACTAGCGATGAAGTCGGTACCATCTACCTTCATCCTTTTAATACCATGAAATCCTGAAATGTATTCGTAAGCATCTTGGGCTCTGGCTTCTTTTGCCGTAACAGAAATTCCCCAAGAGTTATCTTGAACTAAAAAAAGAATAGGAAGTTGGTGTAATCCAGCAAACTGAAAAGCCTCGCTAACTTCTCCTTCGGTTACACTGTTGTCCCCCATGCTACAAATGACCACAGGAGGGCTGGGGTAATCTTTTAATTTGAAATGCTCGATATATTGTATTCCTTGTGCAATTCCTGTGGTTGGGATGGCTTGCATTCCTGTAGCACTACTTTGATGGATCATTTTAGGATATAGCTCACTAAGGTTGGATGGATGGCTATAGTACGATTTCCCTCCCGAAAATGGGTCGTCTGCTTTGGCGAGTAGTTGTAACATCAATTGATGGGGAGTATATCCCATCCCGAGCAAGAGACTCTCATCTCGATAATAAGGGCTTACCCAATCATGAGGCTGTAGATGGTAGGCGGTAGCAAGTTGTATTGCTTCATGCCCACGAGAAGTACTGTGGACATATTTGCAAATTTGTTTTTTTTCATCATACAGTTCGGCCATAGCCTTGGCTTTCATCATGTCATTGAAAGCTCTTAAAAGTATGGTTTCGTTAATATTAAGGCTGGTGTCTTTTTTCATATCACTCAAATATAATAAAAAAAACAAACAAATGTTAGGTATAAAAAAAGACCGCGTTTGCGGTCTAAAAAATAAAAATATGCAGTTTTAATTTTTAATAAACTTCTTGGTTACCTTGCCTTTTTCTGTATCGATTACGAAGAGATAAACCCCATTTTGAAGATGATGGATATTAATCTCCATTTTAGGTTTTCCTTTATATTGGTTGAGGAGTTTTCCAGAAATATCAAAAAGTTGGATATTCCTTGCTGAAATAGGGATTTCTAAATGAACAATCTCTGAGGCAACACTAGGATAAAGAAGTATAGACTTTTCTAAAGAAACTTCCTCTGTACCAGCTGTGCTATCTAAGAAACCAGAGACTAGTATAGAATATTTTTGAGGAGCTATTGTATTGCTGTTATTTACCAAATTTCCTTTATGAGAAACTTCAATTCTATATTTTCTACCTATTGTAGGAGTATCAATAACCACCTGTTCTACATTATCTACTGTATTATCTCCTTTGATGGCGGGGTTCATAGGATTGGTAATGTCTAGTTTCCAAGGGGAGTAGGTGGTATTGTCCACAGTATCAATAATTCTTAAATCCAAATCATTAATCAATCGGCTATTTCTATTATTATGGATATCCTTCCAAAAAATATCTTCAGTAATAGGGAATTCAGGGTCTATCCAAGAAATGGTAGCTTTTAAAGGTTCGGTACCAGAGGC encodes:
- a CDS encoding DUF808 domain-containing protein; its protein translation is MASGIFAILDDIGALLDDVATASKVATGKTAGILGDDLAVNAEKATGFVSSRELPVLWAITKGSFINKLIIVPIALLLNAFFPAVINYVLMLGGAYLAYEGVEKIVEYFFHKNHHHEDAPKEEVSESAKIKSAIATDFILSIEIVIIALGSVLGADLITQILAVCVVSILATVGVYGIVALIVRMDDAGFSLMKKSPNKGSLYRIGNILVHSLPVVIKILGVVGTIALLLVAGGIFVHSMEFLHHLLPQLPGMIKDFGVGLVVGSIVLIIVTIVNKIKKAFA
- a CDS encoding thiamine pyrophosphate-dependent enzyme, with amino-acid sequence MKKDTSLNINETILLRAFNDMMKAKAMAELYDEKKQICKYVHSTSRGHEAIQLATAYHLQPHDWVSPYYRDESLLLGMGYTPHQLMLQLLAKADDPFSGGKSYYSHPSNLSELYPKMIHQSSATGMQAIPTTGIAQGIQYIEHFKLKDYPSPPVVICSMGDNSVTEGEVSEAFQFAGLHQLPILFLVQDNSWGISVTAKEARAQDAYEYISGFHGIKRMKVDGTDFIASYQTMDEAIRYVRNERKPILVCAKTVLIGHHTSGVRKEMYRPLEDLKAHEAEDPGKKLYHLLISKGISQNTLDTIEQEQRQKVRQDFEKAYSSADPEETQATSHLFAPTPIIEESGNKSPEGGQKIVMVDAGIHAIEELMKKHPETLLYGQDVGGLIGGVFREAVHLQNKFGEKRVFNTAIQEAYIVGSTIGMSAVGLKPIVEIQFADYIYPSLNQLISEISKSCYLSNGKFPISNIIRVPIGAYGGGGPYHSGSIESILANIKGIKIAYPSNAADFKGLFKAAYYDPNPVIFLEHKGLYWSKVPGTEEAKTLEPSEDYILPLGKAYSVLEASTFNLHQGRSVVIVTYGMGIYWAKQAAKQFPGQIEIIDIRTIIPLDEAYIYEVVKKHGKCLVLTEEQLQNSFAEALSARISKNCFQYLDAPVFTVGAKNTPGIPINIQLENEILPNAEKVATEIKELLLW